A single Agromyces sp. CF514 DNA region contains:
- a CDS encoding tetratricopeptide repeat protein, which yields MTDPTPHAALRGAVDLSSLVQRSQQPAGAAPAAAPDGRVVFATDDQGFAAALELSRTVPVVVAVWGSWSEPSVELVASLERLVRAREGRLVLATADADRSPQLVQAFQVQSVPTVVAVVAGQPVPLFAGIQPDEVIEQVFDQLLELASQHGVTGTVEATDGAGDPDAAPQAPEEPPLPPLHQEAYEAIEGGDFAAAAAAYKKAIAQDPRDQMAVAGLAQANLLGRLNGKTLEAIRNAAASNPEDLSAQLDVADLDLSGGHVDDAFDRLLSVFPKLDADQKKLVRERLVELFEVVGTEDPRVAVARRRLTNLLF from the coding sequence GTGACCGACCCCACTCCCCACGCAGCGCTCCGCGGAGCGGTCGACCTCTCGTCGCTCGTGCAGCGATCGCAGCAGCCGGCAGGTGCCGCCCCCGCGGCCGCGCCCGACGGTCGGGTCGTGTTCGCGACCGACGACCAGGGCTTCGCAGCGGCGCTCGAGCTCTCGCGCACCGTTCCGGTCGTCGTCGCGGTCTGGGGTTCGTGGAGCGAGCCCTCGGTCGAACTCGTCGCGTCGCTCGAACGCCTGGTGCGCGCCCGCGAGGGTCGACTCGTGCTCGCGACGGCCGATGCCGATCGCAGCCCGCAACTCGTGCAGGCGTTCCAGGTGCAGTCCGTTCCGACGGTCGTCGCCGTGGTCGCCGGGCAGCCGGTGCCGCTCTTCGCCGGCATCCAGCCCGACGAGGTCATCGAGCAGGTCTTCGACCAGCTCCTCGAACTGGCCTCGCAGCACGGGGTGACCGGCACGGTCGAGGCGACGGACGGCGCGGGCGACCCCGATGCCGCGCCGCAGGCACCCGAGGAGCCGCCGCTGCCGCCCCTGCACCAGGAGGCCTACGAGGCGATCGAGGGCGGAGACTTCGCTGCGGCTGCGGCCGCGTACAAGAAGGCGATCGCCCAGGACCCCCGCGACCAGATGGCCGTGGCGGGGCTCGCACAGGCGAACCTGCTCGGTCGGCTGAACGGCAAGACGCTCGAGGCGATCCGCAACGCCGCCGCTTCGAACCCCGAAGACCTGTCGGCCCAGCTCGACGTGGCCGACCTCGATCTCTCGGGCGGACACGTCGACGACGCGTTCGACCGCCTGCTGAGCGTGTTCCCGAAGCTCGACGCCGACCAGAAGAAGCTCGTGCGCGAGCGCCTGGTGGAGCTCTTCGAGGTCGTCGGCACCGAGGACCCGCGGGTCGCCGTGGCCCGGCGACGCCTCACGAACCTGCTCTTCTGA
- the glgB gene encoding 1,4-alpha-glucan branching protein GlgB, translating into MSDRMPAAGPTVPDDVLTAVAEGRHADPHSVLGQHPIVTGAAGDGRADAAATVIRTRRPLADTVEALFADSPPLPLQHIGHGVWAGVADATPRDYLIRATYGDDEWTSDEPYRFVPSIGELDLHLIGEGRHEELWRVLGAHRRSHWGVAAPVEGTSFTVWAPRARAVRVVGGFNRWDGTSHTMRSMGSSGVWELFVPDVEPGATYKFEILTASGEWIMKADPMARQAEVSPATGSIVEVSTHEWDDADWIAERARTNAHERPMSIYEMHLGSWRPGRSYRDVADELIEYLGWLGYTHVEFMPLAEHPFGGSWGYQVTGYYAVTSRFGSPDDLKYLIDRLHQAGYGVIMDWVPGHFPKDGWALARFDGEALYEHPDPRKGEQKDWGTYVFDYGNPRVRNFLVANALFWFEEMHVDGLRVDAVASMIYLDYSRADGEWEPNIHGGREHLEAIGFLQEASATAYKRNPGIVMIAEESTSFPGVTAATSNGGLGFGYKWNMGWMHDTLQYISKDPMYRSHHHHDLTFSFLYAFSEHFVLPISHDEVVHGKGSLIRKMPGDHWQQLANVRAYLSFMWAHPGKQLLFMGQEFGQLSEWSEERGLDWWILEQPSHKQLAEFVGALNRAYREQAALWQLDDEAAGFEWIEGGAAQQNVVAFLRYDRERRPLLCIVNFSGVPHERVRFGLPITGRWREILNSDAAQWGGSGVGNLGGVDATATPWAGRPASAEFTLPPLGAVWFTLD; encoded by the coding sequence ATGTCTGACCGGATGCCGGCGGCCGGCCCCACGGTCCCCGACGACGTGCTGACGGCGGTCGCCGAGGGCCGTCACGCCGACCCGCACTCGGTGCTCGGGCAGCATCCGATCGTCACGGGTGCGGCGGGCGACGGGCGAGCGGATGCCGCAGCCACCGTGATCCGCACGCGCCGCCCGCTCGCCGACACGGTCGAGGCGCTCTTCGCGGACTCGCCCCCGCTCCCCCTGCAGCACATCGGGCACGGGGTGTGGGCCGGCGTCGCCGATGCCACGCCGCGCGACTACCTGATCCGAGCGACCTACGGCGACGACGAGTGGACGAGCGACGAGCCCTACCGGTTCGTGCCGAGCATCGGCGAGCTCGACCTGCACCTCATCGGCGAAGGCCGGCACGAGGAGCTCTGGCGCGTGCTCGGCGCCCATCGACGCTCCCACTGGGGCGTGGCGGCGCCGGTCGAGGGCACGTCGTTCACCGTGTGGGCGCCGCGCGCCCGTGCGGTCCGCGTCGTGGGCGGGTTCAACCGGTGGGACGGCACGTCGCACACCATGCGCAGCATGGGCTCGTCCGGGGTCTGGGAGCTGTTCGTCCCCGATGTCGAGCCGGGCGCGACCTACAAGTTCGAGATCCTCACCGCCTCGGGCGAGTGGATCATGAAGGCCGACCCGATGGCCCGTCAGGCCGAGGTCTCACCGGCGACCGGCTCGATCGTCGAGGTCTCCACGCACGAGTGGGACGACGCCGACTGGATCGCCGAGCGCGCCCGCACCAACGCGCACGAACGCCCGATGAGCATCTACGAGATGCACCTCGGCTCGTGGCGGCCCGGCCGCTCCTACCGCGACGTCGCCGACGAGCTCATCGAGTACCTGGGCTGGCTGGGCTACACGCACGTCGAGTTCATGCCCCTCGCGGAGCATCCGTTCGGCGGATCGTGGGGGTATCAGGTCACCGGCTACTACGCCGTGACCAGCCGATTCGGAAGCCCAGACGACCTCAAGTACCTCATCGACCGCCTGCATCAGGCCGGGTACGGCGTCATCATGGACTGGGTTCCCGGCCACTTCCCCAAAGACGGCTGGGCGCTCGCGCGCTTCGACGGCGAGGCGCTCTACGAGCACCCCGACCCGCGCAAGGGCGAGCAGAAGGACTGGGGCACGTACGTCTTCGACTACGGCAACCCGCGCGTGCGCAACTTCCTCGTCGCGAACGCCCTGTTCTGGTTCGAGGAGATGCACGTCGACGGCCTCAGGGTCGACGCCGTGGCATCGATGATCTACCTCGACTACTCGCGCGCCGACGGCGAATGGGAGCCGAACATCCACGGCGGTCGCGAGCACCTCGAGGCCATCGGATTCCTCCAGGAGGCGAGCGCCACCGCCTACAAGCGCAATCCCGGCATCGTCATGATCGCCGAGGAGTCCACCTCGTTCCCAGGAGTCACCGCCGCGACCTCGAACGGCGGCCTCGGGTTCGGCTACAAGTGGAACATGGGGTGGATGCACGACACGCTGCAGTACATCTCGAAGGACCCGATGTACCGGTCGCACCACCACCACGACCTCACCTTCTCGTTCCTCTACGCGTTCAGCGAGCACTTCGTGCTGCCGATCAGCCACGACGAGGTCGTGCACGGCAAGGGCTCGCTCATCCGCAAGATGCCCGGCGACCACTGGCAGCAGCTCGCGAACGTGCGCGCCTACCTCTCGTTCATGTGGGCCCATCCCGGCAAGCAGCTGCTCTTCATGGGTCAGGAGTTCGGCCAGCTCTCCGAGTGGAGCGAGGAGCGCGGGCTCGACTGGTGGATCCTCGAGCAGCCCAGCCACAAGCAGCTCGCCGAGTTCGTCGGCGCGCTCAACCGCGCATACCGCGAGCAGGCCGCGCTCTGGCAGCTCGACGACGAGGCCGCAGGCTTCGAGTGGATCGAGGGCGGAGCGGCCCAGCAGAACGTCGTCGCGTTCCTGCGCTACGACCGCGAACGCCGCCCGCTGCTGTGCATCGTCAACTTCTCGGGCGTGCCGCACGAACGCGTCCGCTTCGGGCTCCCGATCACCGGCCGCTGGCGCGAGATCCTGAACTCGGATGCCGCGCAGTGGGGCGGATCCGGCGTCGGCAACCTCGGCGGGGTCGACGCGACGGCGACGCCGTGGGCTGGGCGGCCGGCGTCGGCCGAGTTCACGCTTCCGCCGCTCGGCGCCGTCTGGTTCACGCTGGACTGA
- a CDS encoding AI-2E family transporter, whose product MKIQNAFRIGLVGTLGVGVGILILSAIASLSTVLTYVGAALFLALGLEPAISWLERRGLPRWASILIVMTGVGLLVAALVLAVVPIVADQVGQLVEEIPAIATRVQSTDWVEELSKQFPQVPIVDITRQVTEAITDFFTNPEKLSELAGGVLQVAFALGAGIFAVVIVFILTLYFSASLSAMKRTAYQLVPASRRARFADLTEQITQSVGRYVLGQAGLAACNGVLSFIFLSIIQAPFPAVLAFLAFVFSLVPLVGTLTASIVIVLVCLIPGLGSPLTALVAAIYYLVYMQVEAYVLSPRIMNRAVRVPGALVVIAALAGGTLLGLLGALVAIPVAASFLLIIKQVVIPRQNEL is encoded by the coding sequence ATGAAGATCCAGAACGCGTTCCGAATCGGCCTCGTCGGCACGCTCGGCGTCGGCGTCGGCATCCTGATCCTCTCGGCGATCGCGAGCCTGTCGACCGTGCTGACCTACGTCGGCGCCGCACTCTTCCTGGCCCTCGGCCTCGAGCCCGCCATCAGCTGGCTCGAGCGCCGGGGGCTTCCGCGTTGGGCGTCGATCCTCATCGTCATGACGGGCGTCGGGCTCCTGGTCGCCGCCCTCGTGCTGGCGGTCGTGCCGATCGTCGCAGATCAGGTCGGCCAGCTCGTCGAGGAGATCCCGGCGATCGCGACGCGCGTGCAGTCGACCGATTGGGTCGAAGAGCTCTCCAAGCAGTTCCCCCAGGTGCCGATCGTCGACATCACCCGCCAGGTCACCGAGGCCATCACCGACTTCTTCACGAATCCCGAGAAGTTGAGCGAGCTGGCGGGCGGCGTGCTCCAGGTCGCGTTCGCGCTCGGCGCCGGCATCTTCGCCGTCGTGATCGTCTTCATCCTGACCCTGTACTTCTCGGCTTCGCTGAGCGCGATGAAGCGCACGGCGTACCAGCTCGTACCCGCATCGCGTCGGGCCCGCTTCGCCGACCTCACCGAGCAGATCACGCAGTCGGTGGGCCGCTACGTGCTCGGGCAAGCGGGGCTCGCCGCATGCAACGGCGTACTGAGCTTCATCTTCCTCTCGATCATCCAGGCGCCGTTCCCCGCCGTGCTCGCGTTCCTGGCGTTCGTCTTCTCACTCGTACCCCTGGTGGGCACGTTGACGGCCTCCATCGTGATCGTGCTCGTCTGCCTCATTCCGGGCCTGGGTTCGCCGCTGACCGCGCTCGTCGCGGCGATCTACTACCTGGTCTACATGCAGGTGGAGGCATACGTGCTCAGCCCCCGCATCATGAACCGCGCGGTGCGGGTGCCCGGCGCGCTCGTAGTGATCGCGGCGCTGGCCGGCGGAACCCTGCTCGGCCTGCTCGGCGCCCTCGTGGCGATCCCCGTCGCCGCGTCGTTCCTGCTCATCATCAAGCAGGTCGTGATCCCGCGCCAGAACGAGCTCTGA